TTTCCGGAGAAGACCGTTGTTGATAAAAATACAGGTCAACTGGTCGCCAATGGCCCGGTGGATCAAAACCGCCGCCACCGATGAATCGACCCCTCCTGAAAGACCTAAAATAACCTTTTCTTTTTTAATGTTATCCATAATTTCTTCAACCGATCGTTGAATGAAGGAATGCATGTTCCAATCAGGCTTTAGACCGCAGATTTCGAACAGGAAATTCTTGAGTATCCGGGTTCCTTCCTGCGTGTGGGCCACCTCGGGATGAAATTGGAGGGCGTGGATTTTTTTTTCGGGGTTGGAAATGGCGCCAACGATTTTATTGTCGGTGACCCCGGTTATGTGAAAACCGGCCGGAATCTTTTCGATCGAGTCTCCATGGCTCATCCAGACGATCGTTCCATTTTTGACTCCTTCGAAAAGGACTGATCCGGCTATTCCGCCGGCCTCCTCTGAAATCCCCCCTGCCCCCCCTCCGCCACACAACTGGCGGACAGGTTTGTCAAAGGGGGGTGAGGGGGGATTGGAACCGTCACGAATCCACAGTTGAGCCCTGCCATACTCGCGCCTTTTGGCGGGGATAATCGCCCCCCCCATTTGATGGATAATCAATTGAAGACCGTAACAGATGCCCAGAACGGGAATTTTAAGATCAAACAAATGGGGGTCGCCCTTGGGCGACTTTTTGGCCAAGACGCTGGCCGGTCCTCCGGAAAGGATAAGGGCATTGGGATTAAAGTCGCGGATTTTTTCAACGGGCAGGGTGCAGGGATGTATCTCGCAGTAAACTTTTTGTTCCCGGATTCGCCGGGCGATGAGTTGGGTGTATTGGGAACCGAAATCGAGGATGAGGACTTTGTTCATCGAAGCGTGCCTGTGTGCCTGAGTGCCCGTGTACCCGTGTGCCTGAGTGCTTGGGTGCCCGTGTTTACGCGGGAACCCGGGCACGCGGGTCCCCAGGCACGTATTTATCCCAGGTTGTAGTTCGGCGCCTCTTTGGTGATGATCACATCATGCACATGGGATTCCTTCAAACCAGCGGACGAAATCTGCACGAACCGCGCCTTTTTGTGGATCTCGTCGATCGTCTTGCATCCCAGATATCCCATGCCCGATCGAACCCCCCCAACCATCTGATAGAGGCTCGAAGCGAGCGGCCCCTTGTGCGGCAC
The Deltaproteobacteria bacterium DNA segment above includes these coding regions:
- the guaA gene encoding glutamine-hydrolyzing GMP synthase, which encodes MNKVLILDFGSQYTQLIARRIREQKVYCEIHPCTLPVEKIRDFNPNALILSGGPASVLAKKSPKGDPHLFDLKIPVLGICYGLQLIIHQMGGAIIPAKRREYGRAQLWIRDGSNPPSPPFDKPVRQLCGGGGAGGISEEAGGIAGSVLFEGVKNGTIVWMSHGDSIEKIPAGFHITGVTDNKIVGAISNPEKKIHALQFHPEVAHTQEGTRILKNFLFEICGLKPDWNMHSFIQRSVEEIMDNIKKEKVILGLSGGVDSSVAAVLIHRAIGDQLTCIFINNGLLRKSEAEKVRSLFTKYYPIRLKYVDASGLFLKALKGVIDPEKKRKIIGRLFIKVFEKEAKKTKGAAWLAQGTLYPDVIESVSFKGPSAVIKSHHNVGGLPKKMGLKLLEPFRELFKDEVRRLGRDLGMPDEIINRHPFPGPGLAIRVIGAVTRQRLDLLRSADAVVMEEIKRAGFYEYLWQAFAVLLPVQSVGVMGDERTYESVCALRVVKSQDGMTADWADLPHELLGRIASRIINEVKGINRVVYDITSKPPGTIEWE